One window of Catharus ustulatus isolate bCatUst1 chromosome 3, bCatUst1.pri.v2, whole genome shotgun sequence genomic DNA carries:
- the MALL gene encoding MAL-like protein: MASVGPSAASTQPALPSGPAVFKTIPYAFILPEIVCGTWVWILVAATSVSLPLLQGWVMYVSLTSCLISLLLLLSYLLGFHRNSENWKVLDSLYHGATAILYMSAAVLQANATITSEFGPNAPLNYQLNCAASFFAFLTTFLYILHAFSIYYQ; encoded by the exons ATGGCCTCGGTGGgtccctctgcagcctccaCGCAGCCCGCCCTGCCCTCGGGACCCGCCGTCTTCAAAACCATCCCCTACGCCTTCATCCTGCCGGAGATC GTCTGCGGGACCTGGGTGTGGATCCTCGTGGCCGCTACCTCGGTCTCCTTGCcgctgctgcagggatgggtgaTGTACGTGTCCCTCACCTCCTGCCtcatctccctgctgctcctcctgagctACCTCCTCGGCTTCCACAGGAACAGCGAGAACTGGAAAGTGCTG GACAGTTTGTACCACGGCGCCACGGCCATTCTGTACATGAGCGCCGCTGTCCTGCAGGCCAACGCCACCATCACCTCTGAGTTCGGCCCCAACGCGCCACTCAACTACCAGCTCAACTGCGCTGCCTCG TTCTTCGCCTTCCTCACAACCTTCCTGTACATTCTCCACGCCTTCAGCATCTACTACCAGTGA
- the NPHP1 gene encoding nephrocystin-1 isoform X2 has product MAERRARGPLQRVQRRSRELLGQVEELRAESAAAAPGQREELRLRCTQLKKSVEENTNALHALKKADEPAPVGNYSQRKEEEEKLLLKLSQQLQKLLLVLDQDNVAKSYAGAEEHKKGPRAEEGNEEEEESEDEESEEEDTEEDDEEKLLDDPNVRECVAVGNFDAQQEGDLTFVKGEILLIHDKKADGWWVAENSKGERGLVPRTYLGVPKEEEESQEESEEHIEVVDETAEGTEIKKRTDSHWSAVRAITENDTVEVLTSTGAVPAGFRPSMLFQLLQEGEEFRASSYLQPELTPSQLAFKDLVWNSERNTIHPRPTRVSLIVTLCSCKMIPLPGTGVRVLSRHVRLCLFDGSRVLSNIHTVRATWLPKNPQTWTFSPRVMGILPSLLDGDTFVRSSSLSADIGILFELGITYKSNSTGERGELSCGWAFLKLFTSSGIPVPSKMYELVLSGGTPYERGVEVDPSISRRGSGVFQQFMSLRKQPVLLVKVKSPSVHSKDILNFLPETLIGGMCYIHLLVFYRQILGDALLKDRVSMQSTDLICNPVLATFPQLLDQPDLMDALRSAWADKERTLKRIEKRDQEFLKSAFVLVYHDSVFPLLCSTFLPSYKWADEEVELSRWKVIHDFLKRSQEKDGALEYLLSSESTHRAFDISELAYDFLGEVRENNPGE; this is encoded by the exons ATGGCggagcggcgggcgcgggggcCGCTGCAGCGGGTGCAGCGCCGGAgccgggagctgctggggcag GTGGAGGAGCTGCGGGCGGAGAGCGCGGCTGCGGCCCCCGGGCAGCGGGAGGAGCTTCGGCTGAG ATGTACACAGCTGAAGAAATCGGTGGAGGAGAATACAAATGCTCTTCATGCTTTGAAAAAA GCTGACGAGCCCGCGCCCGTGGGGAATTACAgccagaggaaggaggaggaagaaaagctgctgctaaaactctcccagcagctgcagaaactcCTTCTTGTCCTGGATCAGGACAATGTGGCAAAGAGCTATGCAGG GGCTGAAGAACACAAGAAAGGCCCTCGTGCAGAAGAGGGaaatgaagaggaggaggagagtgaAGATGAAGAAAGTGAGGAGGAAGACACTGAGGAAGATGATGAGGAGAAGTTGTTGGATGACCCAAATGTTAGAGAATGTGTTGCTGTTGGGAACTTTGATGCCCAGCAGGAAGGGGATCTCACATTTGTG AAAGGTGAAATCCTGCTCATACACGACAAGAAGGCGGATGGCTGGTGGGTAGCTGAAAATTCCAAGGGGGAGAGAGGCCTCGTTCCCAGGACCTACCTTGGG GTTCctaaagaagaggaagaaagccAGGAGGAGTCAGAAGAACACATAGAAGTGGTGGATGAAACAGCAGAgggaactgaaattaaaaaaag AACAGATTCCCACTGGAGTGCTGTCCGAGCCATCACAGAG AATGACACTGTGGAGGTGCTGACCAGCACAGGGGCAGTTCCTGCAGGATTCCGTCCATCCATGCTTTTCCAGCTCTTGCAGGAAG GTGAAGAGTTTCGAGCGAGTTCCTACTTGCAACCTGAGCTTACCCCATCCCAGCTGGCTTTCAAAGACTTGGTGTGGAACTCTGAGAGAAATACT atcCATCCTAGACCCACCAGAGTGTCCCTGATTGTCACTTTGTGCAGCTGCAAGATGATCCCTCTGCCTGGAACCGGCGTGCGGGTCCTCAGCCGGCATGTCCGGCTCTGCCTCTTCGATGGCAGCCGG GTGCTGAGTAACATCCACACAGTGAGAGCTACATGGCTGCCTAAAAATCCTCAGACTTGGACCTTTTCTCCCAGG GTGATGGGCATCTTACCCAGCTTGCTTGATGGTGACACTTTTGTCAGGTCCAGCTCCCTGTCTGCAGACATTGGGATATTGTTTGAGCTTGGCATCACGTACAAGAGCAAT tcaacAGGTGAAAgaggagagctgagctgtggctgggcCTTTCTGAAGCTTTTCACTTCCAGTGGGATTCCTGTTCCTTCCAA GATGTATGAGCTGGTCCTGAGTGGTGGAACTCCCTATGAGAGAGGTGTTGAGGTTGACCCATCAATATCAAGGAGAG gctctggggtTTTCCAGCAGTTCATGAGCCTCAGGAAACAGCCTGTGCTTCTGGTGAAAGTGAAGTCACCAAGTGTGCACTCAAAAGACATCCTGAA CTTTCTCCCTGAAACATTAATTGGGGGCATGTGCTACATCCATCTGCTGGTGTTCTATCGGCAAATCCTTGGGGATGCCCTCCTGAAGGACAGGGTGAGCATGcagagcacag accTAATCTGCAATCCTGTTTTAGCAACTTTCCCTCAACTCCTGGATCAGCCAGACCTGATGGATGCACTTCGG AGTGCCTGGGCAGACAAGGAAAGAACATTGAAGAGAATTGAGAAG AGAGATCAAGAATTCCTCAAGTCTGCGTTTGTCCTGGTGTACCACGACTCCGTGttccctctgctgtgctccaccTTCCTGCCCAGCTACAAATGGGCTGATGAGGAGGTGGAATTGTCCCGCTGGAAGGTGATCCATGACTTCCTGAAAAGGAGCCAGGAGAAGGATGGTGCACTGGAGTACCTGCTGTCATCAGAGAGCACCCACAGAGCCTTTGACATCTCAGAGCTGGCCTATGATTTCTTAGGAGAAGTGAGGGAAAACAATCCTGGAGAGTGA
- the NPHP1 gene encoding nephrocystin-1 isoform X1, producing MAERRARGPLQRVQRRSRELLGQVEELRAESAAAAPGQREELRLRCTQLKKSVEENTNALHALKKADEPAPVGNYSQRKEEEEKLLLKLSQQLQKLLLVLDQDNVAKSYAGAEEHKKGPRAEEGNEEEEESEDEESEEEDTEEDDEEKLLDDPNVRECVAVGNFDAQQEGDLTFVKGEILLIHDKKADGWWVAENSKGERGLVPRTYLGVPKEEEESQEESEEHIEVVDETAEGTEIKKRTDSHWSAVRAITENDTVEVLTSTGAVPAGFRPSMLFQLLQEGEEFRASSYLQPELTPSQLAFKDLVWNSERNTIHPRPTRVSLIVTLCSCKMIPLPGTGVRVLSRHVRLCLFDGSRVLSNIHTVRATWLPKNPQTWTFSPRVMGILPSLLDGDTFVRSSSLSADIGILFELGITYKSNSTGERGELSCGWAFLKLFTSSGIPVPSKMYELVLSGGTPYERGVEVDPSISRRAGSGVFQQFMSLRKQPVLLVKVKSPSVHSKDILNFLPETLIGGMCYIHLLVFYRQILGDALLKDRVSMQSTDLICNPVLATFPQLLDQPDLMDALRSAWADKERTLKRIEKRDQEFLKSAFVLVYHDSVFPLLCSTFLPSYKWADEEVELSRWKVIHDFLKRSQEKDGALEYLLSSESTHRAFDISELAYDFLGEVRENNPGE from the exons ATGGCggagcggcgggcgcgggggcCGCTGCAGCGGGTGCAGCGCCGGAgccgggagctgctggggcag GTGGAGGAGCTGCGGGCGGAGAGCGCGGCTGCGGCCCCCGGGCAGCGGGAGGAGCTTCGGCTGAG ATGTACACAGCTGAAGAAATCGGTGGAGGAGAATACAAATGCTCTTCATGCTTTGAAAAAA GCTGACGAGCCCGCGCCCGTGGGGAATTACAgccagaggaaggaggaggaagaaaagctgctgctaaaactctcccagcagctgcagaaactcCTTCTTGTCCTGGATCAGGACAATGTGGCAAAGAGCTATGCAGG GGCTGAAGAACACAAGAAAGGCCCTCGTGCAGAAGAGGGaaatgaagaggaggaggagagtgaAGATGAAGAAAGTGAGGAGGAAGACACTGAGGAAGATGATGAGGAGAAGTTGTTGGATGACCCAAATGTTAGAGAATGTGTTGCTGTTGGGAACTTTGATGCCCAGCAGGAAGGGGATCTCACATTTGTG AAAGGTGAAATCCTGCTCATACACGACAAGAAGGCGGATGGCTGGTGGGTAGCTGAAAATTCCAAGGGGGAGAGAGGCCTCGTTCCCAGGACCTACCTTGGG GTTCctaaagaagaggaagaaagccAGGAGGAGTCAGAAGAACACATAGAAGTGGTGGATGAAACAGCAGAgggaactgaaattaaaaaaag AACAGATTCCCACTGGAGTGCTGTCCGAGCCATCACAGAG AATGACACTGTGGAGGTGCTGACCAGCACAGGGGCAGTTCCTGCAGGATTCCGTCCATCCATGCTTTTCCAGCTCTTGCAGGAAG GTGAAGAGTTTCGAGCGAGTTCCTACTTGCAACCTGAGCTTACCCCATCCCAGCTGGCTTTCAAAGACTTGGTGTGGAACTCTGAGAGAAATACT atcCATCCTAGACCCACCAGAGTGTCCCTGATTGTCACTTTGTGCAGCTGCAAGATGATCCCTCTGCCTGGAACCGGCGTGCGGGTCCTCAGCCGGCATGTCCGGCTCTGCCTCTTCGATGGCAGCCGG GTGCTGAGTAACATCCACACAGTGAGAGCTACATGGCTGCCTAAAAATCCTCAGACTTGGACCTTTTCTCCCAGG GTGATGGGCATCTTACCCAGCTTGCTTGATGGTGACACTTTTGTCAGGTCCAGCTCCCTGTCTGCAGACATTGGGATATTGTTTGAGCTTGGCATCACGTACAAGAGCAAT tcaacAGGTGAAAgaggagagctgagctgtggctgggcCTTTCTGAAGCTTTTCACTTCCAGTGGGATTCCTGTTCCTTCCAA GATGTATGAGCTGGTCCTGAGTGGTGGAACTCCCTATGAGAGAGGTGTTGAGGTTGACCCATCAATATCAAGGAGAG caggctctggggtTTTCCAGCAGTTCATGAGCCTCAGGAAACAGCCTGTGCTTCTGGTGAAAGTGAAGTCACCAAGTGTGCACTCAAAAGACATCCTGAA CTTTCTCCCTGAAACATTAATTGGGGGCATGTGCTACATCCATCTGCTGGTGTTCTATCGGCAAATCCTTGGGGATGCCCTCCTGAAGGACAGGGTGAGCATGcagagcacag accTAATCTGCAATCCTGTTTTAGCAACTTTCCCTCAACTCCTGGATCAGCCAGACCTGATGGATGCACTTCGG AGTGCCTGGGCAGACAAGGAAAGAACATTGAAGAGAATTGAGAAG AGAGATCAAGAATTCCTCAAGTCTGCGTTTGTCCTGGTGTACCACGACTCCGTGttccctctgctgtgctccaccTTCCTGCCCAGCTACAAATGGGCTGATGAGGAGGTGGAATTGTCCCGCTGGAAGGTGATCCATGACTTCCTGAAAAGGAGCCAGGAGAAGGATGGTGCACTGGAGTACCTGCTGTCATCAGAGAGCACCCACAGAGCCTTTGACATCTCAGAGCTGGCCTATGATTTCTTAGGAGAAGTGAGGGAAAACAATCCTGGAGAGTGA